One window of the Longimicrobium terrae genome contains the following:
- a CDS encoding ABC transporter ATP-binding protein — MSEPSAQELEPDARAYDRRLLRRLVGYLRPYRPQVALALVLLFVGAGLELAGPYLTKVALDRAIPDGDARLLGWLVAAYAGSLVLGFLAEYADTLLTTWLGQRVMFDMRAEVFTHLQRLSLRYFDRNPVGRLMTRVTNDVEQLNEAFSSGLVTVFGDVFTLIFILGMMLQLNWRLALVTFTVLPLVAVATFVFRGLIRTAYRDIRVRLARINAFMQEQVSGMRVVQLFGRQEPTLRRFKQINDDHLQAHLRSITYYALFFPTIEVLTAVALALILWYGGGETIQGTMTLGVVAAFLQYTRRFFRPIQDLSEKYNILQGAMAASERIFELLDTTPEVADDADPLRLPVPGRGEIEFRDVWFRYDDDGEWVLRGVSFVARPGERVAIVGATGAGKSTIISLLMRFYDTTRGEVLFDGVPVRRVPMAELRARVSLVLQDVFLFSQDVSSNIRLGAAEISDEQVRAAAARVGADRVVQRLPGGYDQPLGERGLSLSVGERQLVSFARALAFDPQVLVLDEATSSVDSELEAQIQEALDELMRGRTSLVIAHRLSTVVSADQILVLHQGEVRERGTHAELLRRGGLYARLYELQFIRQSAAGDAAAD, encoded by the coding sequence ATGAGCGAACCGTCCGCGCAGGAGCTGGAGCCCGACGCCCGCGCCTACGACCGGCGGCTGCTGCGCCGCCTGGTGGGCTACCTGCGCCCCTACCGGCCACAGGTGGCGCTCGCGCTGGTCCTGCTGTTCGTGGGCGCCGGGCTGGAGCTGGCCGGGCCCTACCTGACCAAGGTGGCGCTGGACCGCGCCATTCCCGACGGCGACGCCCGGCTGCTGGGGTGGCTGGTGGCCGCCTACGCCGGCTCGCTCGTCCTGGGCTTTCTGGCGGAGTACGCCGACACGCTGCTCACCACCTGGCTGGGGCAGCGGGTGATGTTCGACATGCGGGCCGAGGTGTTCACGCACCTGCAGCGCCTGAGCCTGCGCTACTTCGACCGCAACCCGGTGGGGCGTCTGATGACGCGCGTCACCAACGACGTGGAGCAGCTGAACGAGGCGTTCTCGTCGGGGCTGGTCACCGTGTTCGGCGACGTGTTCACGCTCATCTTCATCCTGGGGATGATGCTGCAGCTGAACTGGCGGCTGGCGCTGGTCACCTTCACCGTCCTGCCGCTGGTGGCCGTCGCCACCTTCGTGTTCCGCGGGCTGATCCGCACGGCGTACCGCGACATCCGCGTGCGGCTGGCGCGCATCAACGCCTTCATGCAGGAGCAGGTGTCGGGAATGCGGGTGGTGCAGCTGTTCGGGCGGCAGGAGCCCACGCTGCGCCGCTTCAAGCAGATCAACGACGACCACCTGCAGGCGCACCTGCGCTCCATCACCTACTACGCGCTCTTCTTTCCCACGATCGAAGTGCTGACGGCGGTGGCGCTCGCCCTGATCCTGTGGTACGGCGGCGGCGAAACCATCCAGGGGACGATGACGCTGGGCGTGGTGGCGGCCTTTCTTCAGTACACACGCCGCTTCTTTCGCCCCATCCAGGACCTGTCGGAAAAGTACAACATCCTGCAGGGGGCGATGGCGGCGTCGGAGCGCATCTTCGAGCTGCTGGACACCACCCCCGAGGTGGCGGACGACGCCGATCCGCTGCGCCTGCCGGTGCCCGGGCGGGGGGAGATCGAGTTCCGCGACGTGTGGTTCCGCTACGACGACGACGGCGAGTGGGTGCTGCGCGGCGTGAGCTTCGTGGCGCGGCCGGGGGAGCGCGTGGCCATCGTGGGCGCGACCGGGGCGGGAAAGAGCACCATCATCTCGCTGCTGATGCGCTTCTACGACACCACGCGCGGCGAGGTGCTGTTCGACGGCGTTCCCGTGCGGCGCGTGCCCATGGCGGAACTGCGGGCGCGGGTGAGCCTGGTGCTGCAGGACGTCTTTCTGTTCAGCCAGGACGTCAGCAGCAACATCCGGCTGGGCGCGGCGGAGATCTCGGACGAGCAGGTGCGCGCGGCGGCGGCGCGGGTGGGCGCGGACCGCGTCGTCCAGCGCCTGCCGGGTGGATACGACCAGCCGCTGGGCGAGCGCGGCCTGTCGCTGAGCGTGGGCGAGCGCCAGCTCGTGTCGTTCGCGCGGGCGCTGGCGTTCGATCCGCAGGTGCTGGTGCTGGACGAGGCGACCAGTTCAGTGGATTCGGAACTGGAGGCGCAGATCCAGGAAGCGCTGGACGAGCTGATGCGCGGCCGCACCTCGCTGGTGATCGCGCACCGCCTGTCGACGGTCGTCAGCGCGGACCAGATCCTGGTGCTGCACCAGGGCGAAGTGCGCGAGCGCGGCACCCACGCCGAACTGCTGCGCCGCGGCGGGCTGTACGCGCGCCTGTACGAACTCCAGTTCATCCGCCAGTCCGCCGCCGGCGACGCCGCCGCGGACTGA